The following is a genomic window from Anaeromusa acidaminophila DSM 3853.
GGATCCGCAGACTCCCAGAGAGCTTCTACCGACGCCAGCTTCATAGGCTGTACCTGCCCCATATACTGCGTCTGCACATGCCCAGTGCCCATGACCGCCAGCGAGCCTGCCAAAAGCACCGCCGTCCCCAGTTTGAAAGAGGGCCGGAAAATTTCCAAATGCCGGTTGCGCAGCAAGTACCAAGCGCTCACTGCCGCCAAGAACGCACCGCCCGTAGTCAACCCGGCCAGCACGGTATGGGGAAACTGCTTCCAAACATAGGGATTCATCAGCAACGCTCCGAAATCGACCATTTCCGCCCGCCCATTCTGCAAGGCAAAGCCGACAGGATGCTGCATAAACGAGTTAGCAACCAGAATCCAGAAAGCCGAAAGATTGCTGGCAAAAGCCACTAGGGTAATGCATATTGCATGCACCTTCGGCGATAAGCGATCCCAGCCAAAAATCCACAAACCTAAAAAAGTAGATTCTACAAAGAAAGCGGATAAAGCCTCCATCGCCAAGGGAGCTCCGAAAATATCCCCCATAAAGCGCGAGTACTCCGCCCAGTTCATACCGAAGTGGAACTCCTGCACAATACCGGTTACCACGCCGACGGAAAAATTGACCAAAAATAGCTTACCCCAAAACTGCGTCATCCGCTTGTACTCGCTACGTCCTGTGCGGACCCATTGCCATTCCATCCAGGCCAACAGCACCGATAAGCCCAATGTAAGAGGCACAAATAGAAAATGATACGTAGAAGTAATGCCAAACTGCCATCTTGCTAATAAAACCTCACTCATGACTCACCCTCCTGCCTCTCTTTTTTTTGAAATTCCCTCCGTCGCGCCGCCAATGAAGCGAACTCAATTTCATGCAAGGAATCCAGCAACGTTGCCTGCACCCCTTGCAGCGCTTCATGCACCGGACATACGCGACTACAGCCGATTTTACAGCCCTCCGCACTTACAAGGCAGCGAGAAAGCTCCACTGGCCCCTCCATAGCTTCAATTACCTGCAGAAGCGAAACCTCTTCCGGCTGTCGGTTCAAAACAAAACCGCCTTCCACGCCTCGATGAGAACGAACAATCCCAGCGCGATTCAAAAAGCGCATTACTTTGCGCAGAAACTGCACCGGCACTTGTTCCTGCTTGGCGATTTCCTGGCCGCTAACAATGGTCCCCGGCGGTTTCGCCGCCAAGTGGAGCACGATACGAAAAGCGTAGTCCGTCGCCTGCGTAAAATGCATGCGTGTACCTCCTTTCCGCTTGTATGTATTCTTTATTCAATACCGTACCGGTACGGTACTATTTACTTGTATAGTATTCCCATTTTTTCTATTTGTCAATCATCACTATTAAATACTACGCCCTA
Proteins encoded in this region:
- a CDS encoding cytochrome ubiquinol oxidase subunit I — its product is MSEVLLARWQFGITSTYHFLFVPLTLGLSVLLAWMEWQWVRTGRSEYKRMTQFWGKLFLVNFSVGVVTGIVQEFHFGMNWAEYSRFMGDIFGAPLAMEALSAFFVESTFLGLWIFGWDRLSPKVHAICITLVAFASNLSAFWILVANSFMQHPVGFALQNGRAEMVDFGALLMNPYVWKQFPHTVLAGLTTGGAFLAAVSAWYLLRNRHLEIFRPSFKLGTAVLLAGSLAVMGTGHVQTQYMGQVQPMKLASVEALWESADPAPFAIAVIPDEKNQRNTMEIGVPGMLTLLAYDSFQGEVKGIKDLQREAEQKYGPGNYIPQVTPLFFAFRFMAGAGVAMMALGALGLWLSRKEALESSRLYLKLTMLGMLLPYVANSCGWFVAEAGRQPWLVVGLQKVADGVSTNVTSTEIWLSLFGFTVIYGLLAAAAVYLVFKFIKKGPDGEGRTEEATVWN
- a CDS encoding RrF2 family transcriptional regulator encodes the protein MHFTQATDYAFRIVLHLAAKPPGTIVSGQEIAKQEQVPVQFLRKVMRFLNRAGIVRSHRGVEGGFVLNRQPEEVSLLQVIEAMEGPVELSRCLVSAEGCKIGCSRVCPVHEALQGVQATLLDSLHEIEFASLAARRREFQKKERQEGES